ccccgacagccattttttgaaaagttgcccgccagcattttctGAGATGTTCAGAAAAGTTTAACAAAATGcattccaggaaaatgttcttctaaaaatatataaacatacaactatatcaaatgaaataacatagcaaaaaaaacaaaacagggaaaaaatgtttaatcctatctatattttttctttctctcttaaatatggatatttttcatcaaaaatactattttttagcaaaaagctgaaataattgcatttttgtgaaggaattttgttagagatcagattcacaacgattatcaaaacatacacagagtttaaaataagtaaatatttctttgcttcagttttttaaaaattgggTAAGTGGATCGCCATCTTTTTTTccgcaaatgttttcttttaattgacgagataactcatcaatggcaggAAAAGAGTTAATAGCATCTAATGACTAACTTAAACTAAACTTCTTAGAACAACGAACATACATCAACATAATATTAAATAGCTAAAACAGAAGCAAttattggaaaaaaatatttaaatgtgtattttggTCTGGCTCACATCCTATTTATTTATGGAGTGTGGGGTTAATGACCTATACTGCAGCAAGCCATTAGGGGGTGATGGAAATCTTTTGGCTTTCACTTAGTGTGACTTACTTCTTTTCCTGGACCTTGCTGAGAACAGTCTGGACTATAGCTTTTATCACCATGATGAGAATGATCAGACCTATGACGCCCCCCAACACGGACACAATAATGAGCGTCAGCGTGTTGTCCACCACTTTCACTGCAAAGACAAAACAAAATAGCAGGACAAGGAATACGTCAGGTGGTCACATTTCTTATGTGTTGGGTCTTTATTAATACCTGGttatactcttaaaaataagtttgcatttttttaagttgcatttTAGATTATGTCAAGAAgtcacatttatctttaaatataagATCTTGCTTATAAGGTTCAGCTTCGATTCAGGAAAAGACAAGTGTCCCATATgaatcagacgttcagccacgATCTATGGATGAGGCTGAGACTACTTGTAAACAGACACTCACGTTCTTCTACTACATAAAGAGTGTAGGTGGCGCTGTGGTTGCGGTCCTTTTCCTTAAAGTTACGGGCGAAGCAGATGTATTCTCCCTGGTCCTCAAAAGTGACGTTGTGCAGCAGGATAGAAATGTTGTTTTGCTTACTGGAGCCAACAAACTCAACCCGCATGTGATAGATCATGACGCGAGGTTCCACCCCTTCAGCTGTGATGGTTGCCTCACAAAGCTGATGAGAAAAACAGCATCACTGGGGTTACAGTTATCCCAAAATGTATATATGGACTTAAAAACTGTGctgtgtgaccctgtctgtaataTCCAATTATGGGATCTCTTCAGAACATAATGGAAAAATTACTTGTACATACAGACGATTATAATCACATAGAATGTACATGATTCCTTTATATTTATCTTCTTCAGCTTCCAAAACCCAAGACTTTTGCCATAATAATAAGCCGCATCTTACTGGTTTAAAATATGATGTGTTTAAGTATTGATAAATACATAAGTTGAATTGGGGGATTACCTTAACCATTGTTCCATTGTCTTTAAAATGCCAGTTAAAATAAAGCTTTTTAATCCCAATGCAACTTGAGTAAGAGCAGGGTAAGAGCACTGAACTTCCATTCAAAACCTCCACGAAATGAACTTTTCCTGTAGTCACCTCCAATGCCTGGGCATACCACACTCCTAAAAGACAAAGATAGAGATGATCAATAGTAGCCtataaagcacagcaaaaaGAGAGAAGGAGAGACATTGGTGACTCAATATATTCCTAACACTTGTTGAATTGCTTAGCATCTCATCGACTGTTGTTTTTTCATTAAAGGgtccatattatgcaaaatccactttaacaaggtgtttggacacaaatgtgtgttggcagtgtgtgaacacaaccaccatacaataaaaaaaaatcatcactCTCCTTTTTTAATCCCCTTTAAActaaagcagtctcattagacatgctgttttgattctcttgttaatgtgatgtcacaaaaacaaacacttcaCCCACCACCACTGACTGGCTTAATTTTActcaaaagcttttctaaatatGTTTGTTAGAGCATTGTAGCACTAAATATGCTATTGTcgcagactgtattcacaggaatcagtttttttttaactaaagcaGTTGCTCATTGGCATCTATAGGTACACACTTTTTGCTCTCTCCAAAAGGGGCATTTTGGACTTTCTACAATAAATGATATGTGGGGTATTAAatacattctaggcacaccagggacttatattacatcttgggcataatatgtgccctttaaagctGGCAATCGGCTAGCATTATCAACCCAGTTGTAGTGGTTAGTCTGTAAGGCTGCATAGACGTAAAGGCAGAAGCTATGACAGAAACAAGTAAGATGATAGAGGCAACTTGTGTTTTGAAATAAGTGATAATGTGTCAACACAATGGTCAACAATTACCAAACTTGTTGCATGCCAAACACTGGTAGGAACGACACAAAACAGTGTGtgtagagagagaaagacatttACAGAGACATGTTTTCTCACCCCTTCTCCGGTATTCTCAGCATGTGTCTGAGGGCCATGCAACCCCATATGCAACAGGCACTATTTTTAAATGCACCCATACCATCTCAATATTTAATTtcactgtgtttgtgtgtgtgtgtgtgtggttggcatatgtggtttatgggaatgaatagtgtataatgacatgttaactATGCTATAAACATGGTTTATGAGAACACATGAAGTGACTGAACATctaaaaaacatactaaatggtaGTTTTTCATAGATTGAAGACTGCCAACGGGTTTTtgtggcattggggttagggactggGATAGGTTAGCGGAATAGAATATAAAgtttatacagtataaaatgcgTTGCGTCTATGGGAttgtccccgtaaaccacatatgccaacatatatgtatatatgtgttttAACTTAGATTGTAAAGCTGGTTCATAAAGGAagatttgaagagtttggttccaaaacacgattaattcattttgactaatttgggtaaaaatgtgttttctataccagaTGAAAGCCACTTTTTTCTGTGACAAatgttcacatagcatctttaggttataatagaccccttcacggttcacgtcacaggcggttcccactgcgcatgtcggggtcagaaaagtcattacagatacagatacaccgtttaagtgaatgggaaggactggtgtatcatatgcacgccaaagtggaatttggcgtaagTATTGctcgatttttacacttcgtgctatttatacgcaactccgtgagactgggttcgatcccctggggtcaatgtgttagcatgacagaagcttgatgctgttgtgTAAGAACAAGCAAAAGCctgcatttttccttcgccctaGTGCACgattggcttacgtttcttcccctccacagaaaaccaccacaggtttatcaatgccatcaaattattatttagtttttgtttgtttgttgatcacaaagtacaaagtagatgaggaaaactaggattcggTGTGTATTCAAAGCTCCGCCATtcttgtttacaatgtgtggaatgatgcgctgtgatttgttgagcggatttattgcattttgcagagaaggaggactggtgtttattgcattttgggaaaaaagggagaaaagatgacagaataacacggcagatATTGGATTTGCGTACAGTTaggaatttactttttaatactgacctgatataatactgattttgccGGTAACTAGTTAAAATGGTGTTTATcacattttggaaccaaactcttcattaaGGTTAACCTATAGTACAGTTGAGGGATGTATTTGTGAGACTGCCTGAGAAAACCTAGCTAAAGTTTtgagtgatttactgttttacataaaatcatccatgtaaagaacattctggaAAAATATAACTTATATCTTTAATAGTGACTGGGTATAAAATGCTGTAGAAGATCTCTCTGCTCTTAAGAAGCAGATAAGCCTTTAGCAAGGTCATGTGTTTCTCTGATTATTGATCCCTATAGCTTCTCTTCAAGATAGATGGATGGCCATTATGGTTCTTATTCATCAGTGATGTCACTCTAATGCAAAGAGATAATTTCATGTCATTGCATAAGATGCTGTCAGTCAGAGAGTTTTTCTATTGTTCTCTTTCTTTCCCTTATTCTTTCCCTATTTTTTCATACTGTAGCATACTTTTTACATATGTGTGgtattttatctttttttaccTTGATGTCCACTCGTAATGCTACTACGTTAGAAGTACTATTCAagtatgtaaaaaaacatacattatcacaattttacatttttttttttttttttgactattTGTTTCTGCTGTTTCTGAGCAGAAGACAGAGAGAGGACTGCTGTATACTCTAAGTGCATGTCTGATCTGAAAACCGGCAAATTGTTTTAGTGCTTCTCTATACACTCTGTTATGGAAAACAATGAATGACTAAACAGTCCAGTGATTTTGGTAATTAGTCTAACCACAGCACATCTCACCACTAGAAAAACACACATTCAGCAAAATGGATCAGCTTGTGTTCAGACgtgaaaatacagaacagaaTAAAGACAATATTGACAATAGATTCTTCATGTTTTTTACACTAAAAGATCACCAACATATACAGTCCCATACAGCAAAACAATACAtttctttggccaaaaatatattttaaatatccttaatacattaatatatttttgaatttggaaatatatttagttttaatatatcaacatatttttcaaaatgtatttcaaaggcAAGCAAATAAATTTCACattttacatcccatatatatatatatatatatattttttttgcttaaatatattttaaataattgctaaatacaatttaattgtataaagtatatttttgaagttgaaaatatatttgattttaaactttttaaaactgttat
This sequence is a window from Misgurnus anguillicaudatus chromosome 24, ASM2758022v2, whole genome shotgun sequence. Protein-coding genes within it:
- the scn4ba gene encoding sodium channel, voltage-gated, type IV, beta a, with the translated sequence MELQQGRRSSQHRCARSGDTLHAGLVVTLLIGVWYAQALEVTTGKVHFVEVLNGSSVLLPCSYSSCIGIKKLYFNWHFKDNGTMVKLCEATITAEGVEPRVMIYHMRVEFVGSSKQNNISILLHNVTFEDQGEYICFARNFKEKDRNHSATYTLYVVEELKVVDNTLTLIIVSVLGGVIGLIILIMVIKAIVQTVLSKVQEKNKECLVSSTGNDNTENGLPASKADSKPTPKA